Below is a window of Procambarus clarkii isolate CNS0578487 chromosome 19, FALCON_Pclarkii_2.0, whole genome shotgun sequence DNA.
tactggttcagtaacagggttgttgatttgtggaaccaattaccgcataacgtgctggaggtggggatttcgattgtttcaagcgcgggttggacaagtatatgagtgggattgggtggttataaataggagctgtatcgtatgggccaataggccttctgccgttacctttgttcttattatCGATTTTCTTCATTgcaagttgttattgttgttttagattgatCTACTCTAAAAGGAACTTTTTTCTAATTTAGTAACTAAAAtttctatgtagcacgggctatggtgaaccggtAAACCAATACAATTGACTGCAACCGATGATGGTTTCATTAATATTtccatttcacacagaaatcacactaacgtgatacatcagtcgattaaggcagtgtctgggatgctcccggacgcaggttcgaatcctcgtcatggcccttgtggatttgtttattttcaTTTCGTCAGGTACATGTAGAGGTGAGGTGTTTTAACATAAATAGATCTGAAAATCTGGCAGAAAAACGTCGATCGGACTGTGTGTAAACTGGCTAGAAGATAGTGTGTTGGTTATCCATTCAGTTAAGGATACATCCTGTCATTTCTACCTCCAAACATGGCAGCTGATATTGATATGAGCCTGGAAGACTATATTAAGACTCGAATGAATATGGTTGGTTCAAGAACATGTCGAGACCGTTCAGAAGATCCTCAGAGGATGTCTGTTTTGAGCACTGTGGTTGTGGCAAGTCAATGCAAGGATATGACAGACAAAGTAAGTTACGCTTTCCCTATATTAATCTGAGATAATTAGTAAACATTAAATTTCAACTAATAACTACAAAATGTAAAGTAACCTATTTCAATCATTTCTAATGATGGAGTTTTTATGATTCTTAATATGTTAACTGTATCTGAGATAGTGAATCAGAGGCATAATATTCCGGATTAGAGGAACGTTAACTTATATTACTAGTTCTGCTTGAATGATTCCTATTTTTGTCTAAATCATTTTTCATTGAGTTTTTAAGAAGTCTTACTCGATGAAACCATGttatatagtaaaaaaaaaatcacgttTTACAGGACAATTGCAGAAGGAGCAACACCATGCACAAGAGGGAAGGATTCCGCAATCATAAGTTGGGTGAATCGGCCAGAGTCCTCATATCTAACCTGCGATATACAGTAACATACATATACAGTAACTGTATACAGATATACATACGCAGAAATTTATGTGAGTCAAAGAATATTGAATATGAATGAAAGAAAGTTATGAGAGAATTCTGCAGTAATAGGATTTCTAGCGCATCAGTTAACTCTAATATGAACTTGAAATATTAGTtcatattattattgtattgtagttcattattattattgtagtgtAGTGCGTGTAAAACGCACAACAATAAGGTGGTgtaactcaagctattctcaaCCTGTTTTTAAATATGTACTTGTTCTCCAATACAGAATCTTCAATCTTTTTCAGGAGCTGTTTGCTGAATTTGGAACCATTATAAATGCAGCAGTTAACAATGATAACTTGGGAAAGTCATTAGGTACAGCGTATATTGTCTTTGCCCGAGAAGCAGATGCACTTCAAGCTCTCAAGCAGTACAATGGTTTTCGTTTTCATGGCCGACCAATAGGAATCACCATGGATGGCGGATCAGCTGGTATGTCATGACATTAGATTTTCTTTGCAAGTTTTCTCTTATGGAAAGGTTGACTTCTTAGCTTTGAACATTTTCACATTAATGTATCTAGTGATGTCATTATCCATGTATTTGTTGTTCTACTATGAAATATAGTAATTAATGAGTTGTATTATCTTCCCGATATTTAGGTAGTGGCGACATAAAAGATCGGCTTGACTACAACAGAGTCTACAGAAGTGGCTATCGTGGAAAAGACCGCACTGGCTACCGTCTTGGCGATCGTACTAACAAACGGAGTGCATACAAAGGCAGAAAATTCATTAATTACAGTAATAGAGATGTCGAACGTGGTGGAAATGGTAGAGGCGAGCGTGATGTAAGTAGTGACGAACGCTTTGGCTACATTGACAGCAACCACGAGAGATGGTTTGGTAGGCGGGGTACCAGGAATAAGGTATATAATGGCAATGATCCGGATATTGAGTGTGATGCCTGGTAACTCCTGACTAGAAATTGGCTATTGATAATTTTATAAAGTTTTTGTGTAATAAACTTTAAATAATAAactgtaataattttttttttaatttgtctaTTGGTTAACCTCAATGATGCAAGAAAATATGTTATTTTACttattggaatgtgaagcaactgcagCCCTGCGCAAcaaactcaacattcatccaACGAGAGCAGCTGGATTAGATGTAAAATCCACAGCAACTACAATAGTTAGAAAGGCAGTTGAAGAATGgataacactagtgaacactgcttCCATATCCGCCACCACAATAACGTTAttaatattgaccaaaccacacactagtcgattgtgtgaatgatccaggacggaccgaaacgtcgtcgtccctttactttctagtgtgtggtttgtcaATATTAATAACGTTATGGTGGTGGCGGATATGGAAGCAGTGTTCACAAGTGTTATCCATTCTTCAACTGCCTTTCTAACTATTGTAGTTCCTGTGGATTTTACATATAATGCAGctgctcaagtcgattgtgagaatgatccaggacggaccgaaacgtcgtcttcccttatatttctagtgtgtggtttggtcaacatatttcagccacgttattgtgactttataACGTTATTGAAACAAGACTAAGACAAGTTTgctttgcagaggctcaaaactgTCAAAGAACAACAAACGGATACCATCTCAAGATTTGCAACTAcacacatcttcacagatggatcagttgattaaGAATGAAGTTCTGCTTGTTTAGCAGTTTACACTTACACCCATGaagttactggagcatgaatagtgggtgttcAACTTTGCAAACAGAATAATATACCCTGAAAAAGGCAATaaattatacaattgagaataatttacatcatgTCATCATGCATGTCGactctccaggcattgttatccagctagCATAGAAATCATATACAATTCATCACAGAAATCGTACATATAGGAAAAGCTCACAATCTTGAGCTGTCAATTACCCTAAATTGGAGTACAAGTCACATTggtatagatggtaatgaaagggCAGActtactagcaaaaactgccactgctttaccgttgttgttgtttcagatttagcttctcaggacaaagtgtccatgtagcacgggctattgtgagcccgtaatAGAGTTTGGTTATACCTGATAACCTTGCTTCTGTGATATTAGGGTCCAAGTTTgaaatggaggaggggatttctcctttttccttacttatttatcgcttctgttttagtgcactggttttaatcttatttcattaacattatcttggtggcgaatGTAGATGCagaagtcccattcctcaacgccttttctaatcattgtagtcgcggtggattgtgcatctaatgcagctgctgtcgttggattaatattaagtttgatgcgcagggcttcagtagcctcacattccagtaagtagtgcaacagtggcgcctctgcttctgtttcacagatatgacactctttaactattggctaCAAgtgccagcagcacttgtaaccaagtctgagtctgtctatggctactgcaatgtctctggatatctttttgccaggcttgaaagaggagtaaccagtggcttgttcttaCCATATCGCGATCTTCCGTagtagtggatcttccttccgcttctTTGGCTCTGTAGCGACTTTtgttagttgagaatattttcttcttgatttgctcctttatctgtgagaaacttggaggtatttgaacctttacaacaggtagagcagcggcagtttttgctagtgagtctgccttttcattaccatctatgctaatgtgacttggtatccaatttagggtgattgacagccctcgattatgggcttcttatcctatatgttgaatttctgtgagttgtatattatctctgtgctgactggataacaatgcctggagcgaagatttagagtctgtatgacatgtaaattattctcaattgtatagtttattgcctccttcaggccatataattctgtttgcaatgttgagcaccattcatgctccagtaagctttatggatggtagtgtaaactgctgccccagcagaaccttttccttgatcaactgatccgtctgtgaagatgtgagtcgttgtagggtTAGAGATATTTTCCATTTGTTGTTTTATTACTTccgtgagcctctgcgggtcacatgctgattttttaactggtaatctttcaatgattatctttagattcgattcttcccatggaggaggctatcgAAAGTGTGGATATGGTctgtcttcccctttgtttttaatggtccatttcaggttCATTTTCTCTACAATCTTGACTTATTTATCCACTGTTCTACATTATccgcttgttctatactgtaggtttttctgaaaggatctctgaatgctgtctttgattgctgGCGGTACAGGCTAAAATACcttcaagtttttcacagattaagcagCAAATCAATAAGAAAATACATGCaaatatcaaaagtcgccacagagcaacactagtgaacattctgcatctacatccaccaccaagataatgttattataagactaaaaccagtgtacTAAACAGAAGAGACAAATATTCAagggaaaaggaggaaacccccacCTCGATTTAAAACCTTGACCCAAATATTTTATGAACTATTACTATTATGCTACACAGTAGCAGAATGTAAACACACAATTGAAAAGGAAATAAGtgatataaatttgataagtttagaatgaggaaagacctgggtaaatgctggttcggtaacaggtatGTTACCGAACCAGCAGGGATCTATTAGGCTACTGTGTAACATAATAGTTTCacatccctgttaccgaaccagcattttgtataatatatatcaacacaCAATAGAAAAGGAAATAAGTGATATAAACTTTATAAGtttagaatgaggaaagatgtaggtaaatgctggttcggtaacagggatgtGAAACTATTATGTTACACAGTAGCCTAATAGATCCCTGCTGGTTCGGTAAAatacctgttaccgaaccagcatttacccacatctttcctcattctaaacttatcaagtttatatcacttatttccttttctattgtgtgttgatatatattatacataggtAATATCCCCtttttatgcccattcatccacttgtttacttcagtcatgtcttccctaactctttgcttttataaaaaatatataataaggtTTCCAGTGATGACCAAAACACAATGCAGAAGACGACTTTCGGTAtgtcctagaccattatcaagttgtgtgaaAGCAGAGAGGAAGAAAGAAAAAAAGTGAGACCTCTCTGTAGTCTCTGTCCTCCTGCCGTCGATCTAATAAAAAGTGTCCGTGTCGTTTGGCCTTCCACCTCAGTTACAGGCCGGCTCCTGTGCGAGGTaagtcaccatagtccgtgctacttgaatatttttgttcccagtagctgaatctataacaacaacatcgttTGGCCTTCTCTTCCTTATCTCCATCactcttcccttctcttccttatctgATGTCAATCTCAGGACATCGTTTAAATGCAACGACTGCATCCctcctgtaagatgcttagtcgtgatgtcgactctctgttcctcTTGATAATGATTTTCCATAGTCAGAAAGTTGAGTAAGGAAAGGATGTTCTCTCTATCTAATTTTATTTCACCTAAGAAATTGTTtaggtgaaatagattggaaagtcctgggCAAGAAGGGTGGACCGGTCATAGAGTGAGACGTGAACCAAAGCGATCGGTGATTTaggaagggatttcgatgtggattcaaaatgtaacttatttaaaaatttcCTACACCTCGCAcagaaacgtagtataccatgcaaatttgaatagatcgaataataaagATCGGAAGTGGATAACAATTCTTGCTTTGAACCTTATAGGTaggaagagagcttggtacaaaaggattaagagtgGGGAAGACGGTTCAAAGCAAGAAGTCGTcctactggttagaaatgttaagacAAGAAATGCGGTCAAAAATAAACTATGAAGTTCTCATAGCAGGGagggcaaagacaaatcctaaaggttttttcagttatatcaaacaaagattagggaaaggataggtccattaaaaacggaGACAgggcagataactgataatgacaaagagatgagtagaatttttaataaatattttatctctgtatttactaaagagtaaCTTAAGGGGCCTGGTGACTGGAGATTTTTccaaatatgaaatatagtgaaaaCAATCTAAATGAATCTCCCGTTATTTGGTATCAACGTAGTGAAAATTTCATCGGAATGTGTTAAGAAATGATTTTTTTAAATTCATGCGTGCACGACAGGCGGCAACCAGCACTGATATTAACGATAACATCTCCTATTTACTGGCAATTAGGAATAAAGAAATGCAAGCACATctccgatgcacaaagaagaaaaTCATTAATAAGAAAGGTTTCCAAAGTTGGTATTCAGCTGATGACACCTGGAGGGTCAGATTTCTcccataataatgagtatgttattatgcagtatttattatatatcatataaatacattgctcaATTGCAATTGTTGTTATGTCTCTTTGTCTGAAAGTTGACAACTACATTTTTCTCCTTTATTTTTTTATGCGGATGttgttgtgacttctacatcttggagaatgtataTCCGGCACTAAGCATGAGAAGTTGGAACGAAATGGGTCAACATGTTATTAAGCCACAGTTGGCAGAAGTAGTGACTGTTATTTGTTTTGGCCGATTTATTTACAGGTTTCAAACTCTATGGTTGACTAGTCCAGCAAAGAGAACGCCTGGTCGGGgactgggccgcgaggacgcaAAGCCCTGAAACCGtctcaaggtaacatcaaggcTGTCATtaacatatctatatatatttgtgGGGGAAGGTGATATTTTTTGTGACtggatttcaacacatattgacccacaactttcacatattcgagtacgtttAGCAGTATGTCTAACGAATGCGAAAAGGAGTTTTGCgagcattgtctaccatatttaaaaaatcattagagtcaggcagagtttcAGAGTCGTGGAAAGTTTCTAatttggtaccaattttcaagaaagaagatagatcacttgcgtccaaCTATCGGCAAATTATCTAAACGtcgattgtgggaaagttacttgaatcaataactcCAAATACCATGCGTCTTCTTCTCGAATAACATAGTAATAATAGGTAGTAATAACCgtagtaatattattatagcaataatgtaAGGATTAGTAATAATGTAAGGAAGTAATAATGTAAGGAAGGAACTGATAAATCTAGATGCAGTTCTGAGAGCAGAGAGAGAAATATCTCCGTACGACAGAATTCGTACGGAGTACGATTCATAGTACGACAGAATTATgtcgaggaggtacgacagctgaaataacatcaagaagaaacgaaggaggaggccaatattaaaaagacctcgtcgtggaaagtcgtaaaggacaagggtcttaagaagaccttgacaaggctgcctacagacgcccttacgactacaaattcatttgccgtggtggaagacgagtgctgtggtgagcctgcagttcactcgaaaaGGAAATCAAAGAAGAGCAATGAAGCACAAGCCCCTCAacgtgctcagaaagttaaggaggcatctaagcaaattttggttgtgggagattcccaggtgaggtacttagacaaaacgttttgtgctagaaatagggggaacaggttaagggtttgctatcccggagctggaattggtgacattataaacaacatgaatgatattatggctggaaatggaaataatcccattatttgtattagcacCTGAGGAAAtgttgttggtcgagttaggagtgaagactgattcagaggtataaaacagcttttgatttgtggaaccaattgccgcataacgtggtggaattagggtccctcgattgtttcaggcgcgggttggacatatatatgagtgggattgggtggttatagataggagctgcctcgtggccaatgggccttctgcggttgcctttgttcttatgctcttaacttaattacaaatattttacgcaaagcacaggaaagtacTATGCctcacaaattgaatagatcaaacaCAAATGTCCCGAAAtgaataacaaaggatctgaaaaaccttatacgtagaaagagagcttggtacaaagggattaagaatggggaagtcagttttgaacaagaattcgcacaactggttagaaatgttaaaaaagagataaggagagcaaaaagaaactatgaagttcgtataggaggccaagcaaaggcaaatcctaaagtttttttcagttatatcgaacaaaggttagggacaggataggtccattaaaaatcgAGACAGGTCAGTTAACGGAGAAGAGTTAAGTTAATGTTAATGTTGTAATGCTAATgaagaagagatgagtagtatttttaacaaatgttttatatctgtatttactaaagaagaacttaacaatatgccttcagctgaacaattatatgtgggtggggatgaagacaggttgactagtttagcagttaccagggaggatgtaattaaacaaatagtaaaactaaaaccaaacaaatccccagggccggatgaagtatttgccagggtgcttaaagaatgcaaagaggagctttccgagccactgtctaccatatttaataaatcaatagagttaggcagagtgccagagtcatggaaggtagctaatgtgttaccaatttttaagaaaggagatagatcacttgcgtcaaactatcggccatggaaggtagctaatgtgttaccaatttttaagaaaggagatagatcacttgcgtcaaactatcggcctaacgtctattgtggggaagttacttgaatcaataattgcaaatacaattcatctgcatcttgaaaaacataaattaataaatgagtcgcaacatggttctacaaatggccgttcatgtttaacaaatttgctaactttttactccagcatagttgaggcagttgatagtggtaaggattgtgatgttgtgtaccttgacattagcaaagcttttgatacagtgccacatgaaagactaattacaaaaatagaagctcatggtatttggggagctatattaagttggattagggtatggctattccaaaggaaacaaagagttagtataaatgggtttAAGTCAGATTGggttaatgttgttagtggagcacctcagggctctgtcctggcacttctgttgtttataatatatataaatgatttagattcaggtttgagtagcaaatcgatgatatttgagtttgaaatgatacaaaaatcggtagggaaattaacacgaaagaagactcgctatcacttcaagttgatctaaatagggttttaaaatggtcaaaagactggcagatgcagtttaattctaataaatgtaaagttttgcggctaggtaatgatgatagagttacaagatacgagctagatggtgttgagattgcgaagtcggattgcgaaaggcatctgggagttatgattagtaagaatttaaaacaaaaggatcaatgcatgaatgttcgtaataaggtgaataggacactgggatttgttaatcgaagcgttagtaacatgacacctggtgtggttcttcagctatatcttgctctggttaggccccatttagattatgcagtccagttttggtcgccgtactatagaatatatataaattcacttgaacgtgtccagcgtaggatgactaagttaattccccaaattagaaatctttcatatgaagaaagattaataaagcttaagttgcattcactggaaaggcgaagagttaggggtgacatgatagaggtttacaagtgggtgaatagacataacaaaggggatattaatagggtattgaaagtattaacacaagacagaacacgaaacaatgggtgtaaattggataagtttagatttaggaaagacttgggtaaatactggttcagtaacagggttgttgatttgtggaaccaattaccgcataccgtgctggaggtggggtccctcgattgtttcaagcgcgggttggacaagtatatgagtgggattgggtggttataaataggagctgcctcgtatgggccaataggccttctgcagttgcctttgttcttatgttcttatgtttcagctGTCTTACCACCTCAAGTAGGGAATCCATCTCAgctctcagagttccaactagattcatcaattcttccattattgctataataatgttactacGGAAAGACTTATCAACACAATTTgggaaagatttgggtaaatactggttcggtaacagggttgttgatttgtggaaccaattaccacataacgtggtggaggtggggtccctcgattataTCAAGCGTGGGGCTGGTGATGTAtaagagtgggattgggtggttatagataggtggtctcgtatgggccaataggccttctgcaattaccttttttcctatgttcttatgttcagttttggtcgcctcactatagaatgaatataaattcacttgaacatgtccagcgtaggatgacaaagttaattccccaaattagaaatctttcatatgaagaaagattaccaaagcctaaattgtattcactggaaaggcgaagagttaagggtgacatgatagaggtttacaagtggataagtgaacataacaagggggataataatagtctattaatagtatcaacacaagacagaacacgaaacaatgggtataaattggataagtttagatttaggaaagacttgagtaaatactgattcggtaacagggttgttgatttgtggactcaattaccgcataacgtggtggagatggagTCCCTCGAttttttcaagcgtgggttggacatgtatatgaatgggattgggtggttataaataggagctgtatcgtatgggccaataggccttctgccgttacctttgttcttatgttcttattatcgaTTTTCTTCATTgcaagttgttattgttgttttagattgatATACTCTAAAAGGAACTTTTTTCTAATTTAGTAACTAAAAtttctatgtagcacgggctatggtgaaccggtAAACCAATACAATTGACTGCAACCGATGATGATTTCATAAATATTtccatttcacacagaaatcacactaacgtgatac
It encodes the following:
- the LOC138366487 gene encoding THO complex subunit 4-like, with the protein product MAADIDMSLEDYIKTRMNMVGSRTCRDRSEDPQRMSVLSTVVVASQCKDMTDKELFAEFGTIINAAVNNDNLGKSLGTAYIVFAREADALQALKQYNGFRFHGRPIGITMDGGSAGSGDIKDRLDYNRVYRSGYRGKDRTGYRLGDRTNKRSAYKGRKFINYSNRDVERGGNGRGERDVSSDERFGYIDSNHERWFGRRGTRNKVYNGNDPDIECDAW